A section of the Oreochromis aureus strain Israel breed Guangdong linkage group 22, ZZ_aureus, whole genome shotgun sequence genome encodes:
- the rab5aa gene encoding RAB5A, member RAS oncogene family, a, with protein MANRGGATRPNGPNAGNKICQFKLVLLGESAVGKSSLVLRFVKGQFHEFQESTIGAAFLTQTVCLDDTTVKFEIWDTAGQERYHSLAPMYYRGAQAAIVVYDITNEESFARAKNWVKELQRQASPNIVIALSGNKADLANKRAVDFQDAQSYADDNSLLFMETSAKTSMNVNEIFMAIAKRLPKNEPQPAGANTGRSRGVDLTEAAQPAKAPCCSN; from the exons ATGGCCAATCGAGGAGGAGCTACGAGACCCAATGGACCAAATGCAGGGAATAAGATCTGTCAGTTTAAGCTGGTGCTGTTGGGGGAATCGGCTGTGGGGAAGTCCAGCTTAGTGCTTCGCTTCGTCAAGGGCCAGTTCCATGAATTCCAGGAAAGCACAATAGGAG CGGCTTTCCTAACCCAAACAGTGTGTCTTGATGACACAACAGTGAAATTTGAAATCTGGGACACTGCAGGCCAGGAGCGTTACCACAGTTTGGCACCAATGTATTACAGAGGAGCACAAGCTGCCATTGTGGTCTACGACATCACAAACGAG gagtccTTTGCACGGGCCAAGAACTGGGTGAAGGAGCTACAACGACAAGCTAGCCCTAATATAGTCATCGCTCTGTCAGGAAACAAAGCTGATCTGGCCAACAAAAGAGCTGTGGACTTCCAG GACGCCCAGTCCTACGCAGATGACAACAGCTTACTTTTCATGGAGACATCGGCCAAAACGTCTATGAATGTGAATGAGATATTTATGGCCATTG CAAAGAGATTGCCAAAAAATGAGCCTCAGCCTGCAGGAGCAAACACTGGGCGCAGCCGGGGAGTGGACCTGACAGAAGCTGCCCAGCCAGCCAAGGCTCCATGCTGCAGTAACTAA
- the otud6b gene encoding deubiquitinase OTUD6B, producing the protein MEEVETPEELLAKQHRKEKKDLQAKIQGMKNAVPKNDKKRRKQLTEEISKLEADLNQKHEEEFRQLKATTDTKKVEEVINGVENVKVEDGEQEEAKQPRVTKAQKRRDKKAAQEKEREIRIAEAEVQNLQGVRHQEGLKLAQKLAQQKLQIKEISSDGHCMYRAIEDQLTRRSKLQLPTSVKELRSRTAEHMRGHPDDFLPFLTNPSTGDMYTTDEFEKYCSDVEHTSAWGGQLELRALTQVLHLPIEVIQADSPTIKIGEEYDGEPITVVYMRHAYGLGEHYNSVEQLKDPVNAEDS; encoded by the exons ATGGAGGAGGTGGAGACACCAGAGGAGCTCCTGGCAAAGCAGCACCGCAAAGAGAAGAAGGATCTGCAGG CTAAAATCCAGGGCATGAAAAATGCAGTCCccaaaaatgacaagaaaaggaggaaacagctgacagagGAGATCTCCAAACTTGAGGCTGACCTCAATCAGAAACACGAGGAGGAATTCAGGCAGCTCAAAGCAACAACTGACACAAAG AAGGTGGAAGAGGTCATAAATGGAGTGGAGAATGTAAAGGTGGAAGATGGAGAACAAGAGGAGGCGAAACAGCCGCGAGTAACCAAAGCCCAGAAGAGAAGG GACAAAAAGGCTGCAcaggagaaggagagggagatcAGGATAGCAGAGGCTGAGGTGCAGAACCTGCAGGGTGTGAGGCACCAGGAGGGTTTAAAGCTGGCCCAAAAACTCGCCCAGCAAAAGCTTCAGATCAAGGAGATCTCCTCTGATGGCCACTGCATGTACCGTGCCATTGAAGATCAGCTGACACGGCGATCAAAG CTCCAATTACCCACAAGTGTGAAGGAACTTCGATCCCGCACTGCCGAGCACATGAGAGGCCATCCTGACGACTTCCTGCCTTTCCTCACCAACCCAAGCACAGGTGACATGTACACAACAG ACGAGTTTGAGAAATACTGCAGTGATGTGGAGCACACATCAGCTTGGGGTGGACAACTGGAA CTTCGAGCTTTGACGCAAGTTCTTCATTTGCCGATCGAGGTGATCCAGGCGGACTCTCCTACCATAAAAATTGGGGAGGAATATGACGGTGAACCCATCACAGTTGT CTATATGCGGCATGCTTATGGTCTAGGAGAGCACTACAATTCTGTGGAGCAGCTAAAGGACCCAGTCAACGCTGAGGACAGCTGA